One part of the Terriglobales bacterium genome encodes these proteins:
- a CDS encoding sigma-70 family RNA polymerase sigma factor has product MIRGAQRGDRAAFEELVRQYDRSVLRLALHLTGSEQDAQDIYQEAFLKAYRNIGSFRFECSFYTWMYRIVTNLCLDHIRKRQVRKEDSGVVTDSDGEEYSVLDQVKDARAHANPEHDLMRRELGGKIQHALGRLTPRERMVFELKHYQGLKLRTIGEMLNTTEETAKNTLFRATQKLRASLAPMR; this is encoded by the coding sequence TTGATCCGAGGGGCGCAGCGCGGCGACCGCGCAGCGTTCGAAGAACTCGTGCGCCAGTACGACCGCAGCGTCCTGCGCCTCGCGCTCCACCTCACCGGGTCGGAGCAGGACGCACAAGACATCTACCAGGAAGCGTTCCTGAAGGCGTACCGCAACATCGGGAGCTTCCGCTTCGAGTGTTCGTTCTACACCTGGATGTACCGGATCGTGACGAACCTGTGTCTCGACCACATCCGGAAACGCCAGGTGCGCAAGGAAGACTCGGGCGTGGTCACGGACTCGGACGGCGAAGAGTACAGCGTGCTCGACCAGGTGAAGGACGCGCGCGCGCACGCCAACCCGGAGCACGACCTGATGCGCCGGGAGCTGGGCGGCAAGATCCAACACGCGCTCGGGCGGCTCACACCGCGCGAGCGCATGGTGTTCGAGCTGAAGCACTACCAGGGCCTGAAACTGCGGACGATCGGCGAAATGCTGAACACGACCGAAGAGACGGCCAAGAACACGTTGTTCCGCGCGACGCAGAAGCTGCGGGCTTCGCTCGCGCCGATGAGGTAA
- a CDS encoding HEAT repeat domain-containing protein, which translates to MNCDWVKENAALYIYDELTDAERHEVEQHAERCAACKRELAAAGDFKMTMSAVAVEEPSPNLLAASRMRLQEALETAHQSGGWSRFAFDVAGWLQQVKLAPALTVALLIFGFAGGVMTTYAMLRKGGTITTPTAQGPAPDQPAIASISGITQEPGSNKVHINYSTLTPAQAEGSLDDPAIQQLLLFAARNNTNSGVRMDSVALLTQKPEDSKVREALIYALRYDKNVGVRLKSLEALKPYVKEDMRVRDAMLEALMGDSNPGVRTQALNVIRQVKQDASVRAVLMQLADKDPNNFIKNESKRILAQAPEMD; encoded by the coding sequence ATGAACTGCGATTGGGTGAAGGAAAACGCGGCGCTGTACATCTACGACGAGCTGACGGACGCCGAGCGGCACGAGGTGGAGCAGCACGCGGAGCGCTGCGCGGCGTGCAAGCGGGAGCTGGCCGCCGCGGGCGACTTCAAGATGACGATGTCGGCGGTGGCGGTCGAGGAGCCCTCTCCGAACCTGCTGGCGGCCTCGCGCATGAGGCTGCAGGAAGCGCTCGAGACCGCGCACCAGTCGGGCGGCTGGTCGCGCTTCGCGTTCGATGTTGCCGGGTGGCTGCAGCAGGTGAAGCTGGCGCCCGCGCTGACGGTGGCGCTGCTCATCTTCGGATTCGCCGGCGGCGTGATGACGACCTACGCGATGCTGCGCAAGGGCGGGACGATCACGACTCCGACGGCGCAGGGACCGGCGCCGGACCAGCCTGCCATCGCGTCGATCAGCGGCATCACGCAGGAGCCCGGGTCGAACAAGGTGCACATCAACTACAGCACGCTGACGCCGGCGCAGGCGGAGGGTTCGCTCGACGACCCGGCCATCCAGCAGCTGCTGTTGTTCGCGGCGCGGAACAACACGAACTCGGGCGTGCGCATGGATTCGGTCGCGCTGCTGACGCAGAAGCCGGAAGACTCGAAGGTGCGCGAGGCGCTCATCTACGCGCTGCGCTACGACAAGAACGTGGGCGTGCGCCTGAAGTCGCTGGAAGCGCTGAAGCCGTACGTGAAGGAAGACATGCGGGTGCGCGACGCGATGCTGGAGGCGCTGATGGGCGACTCCAACCCGGGCGTGCGCACGCAGGCGCTCAACGTGATCCGGCAGGTGAAGCAGGACGCGAGCGTGCGCGCGGTGCTGATGCAGCTCGCCGACAAGGATCCGAACAACTTCATCAAGAACGAATCGAAGCGCATCCTGGCGCAAGCGCCGGAGATGGACTAA
- a CDS encoding PDZ domain-containing protein — translation MRSPSSRFFAVLAVLVLASAAWAGEGQSYLGVDVDDVTADRVQALKLKSEAGVEITMVDNDAPAGKAGLKEHDVILQFNGQGVGSVEQLRRMIRETPPGRTVQLTISRDGNQQNLSVTLADKKMVYKTWVQPRIVMPRTPRAPDAPRMIEIPEIYVTTTSTSRVGLVLEPLTTQLGEFFGVKNGEGLLVRSVEKGSPAESAGFKAGDVIVKVEQEPVGDRGDWRSALRNKSGKVPVGIVRDKREQTLTLTLPDKKQSSNRNRIVLPDFDLDLDFDFDELAAIGPEAMELAMLKAKVEWDKNKDQVKKEMSKAKTKLKQDMQKQKQELKRQQEELKQQHKELKEKQLREPDDDNE, via the coding sequence ATGCGCAGTCCTAGCAGCAGATTCTTCGCCGTCCTCGCGGTGCTGGTCCTTGCGTCGGCCGCGTGGGCGGGAGAAGGGCAGAGCTACCTGGGCGTGGACGTGGACGACGTGACGGCGGACCGCGTGCAGGCCCTGAAGCTGAAGTCGGAAGCGGGCGTCGAGATCACGATGGTGGACAACGACGCCCCGGCCGGCAAGGCGGGGCTCAAGGAGCACGACGTCATCCTGCAGTTCAACGGGCAGGGTGTGGGAAGCGTGGAGCAGTTGCGGCGGATGATCCGCGAGACGCCGCCGGGCCGCACCGTGCAGCTCACCATCAGCCGCGACGGCAACCAGCAGAATCTTTCGGTCACGCTGGCGGACAAGAAGATGGTCTACAAGACCTGGGTGCAGCCGCGCATCGTGATGCCGCGGACGCCGCGCGCGCCCGACGCGCCGCGCATGATCGAGATCCCGGAGATCTACGTCACCACCACGTCCACCAGCCGCGTCGGGCTGGTGCTGGAGCCGCTGACCACGCAACTGGGCGAGTTCTTCGGCGTGAAGAACGGCGAGGGCCTGCTGGTGCGCTCGGTGGAGAAGGGTTCGCCGGCCGAGAGCGCGGGCTTCAAGGCGGGCGACGTGATCGTGAAGGTGGAGCAGGAGCCGGTGGGCGACCGCGGCGACTGGCGCAGCGCGTTGCGCAACAAGAGCGGCAAGGTGCCGGTCGGCATCGTGCGCGACAAGCGCGAGCAGACGCTCACCCTTACCCTGCCGGACAAGAAGCAATCGTCCAACCGCAACCGCATCGTGCTTCCCGACTTCGACCTCGATCTCGACTTCGATTTCGACGAGCTGGCCGCCATCGGCCCCGAGGCCATGGAGCTGGCCATGCTCAAGGCGAAGGTCGAGTGGGACAAGAACAAGGACCAGGTCAAGAAAGAGATGTCGAAGGCCAAGACCAAGCTGAAGCAGGATATGCAGAAGCAGAAGCAGGAGCTCAAGCGGCAGCAGGAAGAGCTGAAGCAGCAGCATAAAGAGCTGAAAGAAAAGCAGTTGCGGGAACCGGACGACGACAACGAATAG
- a CDS encoding PilZ domain-containing protein, which translates to MEIQLNALVCSADQRTVKVLQVLLGEMSIAMELCASRDDAARHLVTRRFDGVFVDGAIERSADLLRDIKESPGGQRAVSFAILEGMTSVKEAFTFGAGFILYKPLSIEKTKTSLRAAHGLMMRERRRHFRHNLEDVAATLMFTGAPNKTAEILDLSEGGMALRLSEYTERRGQLRARFLLPGHAQPLEAEGEITWADDHGRVGVHFTSMADSAQGALVNWLAERGRVAAEDPHAAIQSRSSKKKKSTGGRVGAVQEVVAAVATSDKPAAPAPAPEETLPRARQSIRAGLDVGLSVVTIRSGQPVLLQAVCEDISSEGLGAKVHGDLAPGEPVLLHLSLPSLESMKVHADVRHRRRSRVGFEFVGLTREQHKQLTEVCEVLPAAE; encoded by the coding sequence ATGGAGATCCAACTCAACGCACTGGTCTGTAGCGCCGATCAGCGGACGGTCAAGGTCCTGCAGGTCCTGCTCGGCGAGATGAGCATCGCGATGGAGCTGTGCGCCTCGCGCGATGATGCGGCGCGTCACCTGGTGACGCGGCGCTTCGACGGCGTCTTCGTCGACGGGGCGATCGAGCGCTCCGCCGACCTGCTGCGCGACATCAAGGAAAGCCCGGGCGGGCAGCGCGCGGTCTCGTTCGCCATCCTCGAGGGCATGACGAGCGTGAAGGAGGCGTTCACCTTCGGCGCGGGCTTCATCCTCTACAAGCCGCTCTCGATCGAGAAGACCAAGACCAGCCTGCGCGCGGCGCACGGCCTGATGATGCGGGAGCGCCGCCGCCACTTCCGTCACAACCTGGAGGACGTGGCCGCGACGCTCATGTTCACCGGCGCGCCGAACAAGACGGCCGAGATCCTGGACCTGAGCGAGGGCGGCATGGCGCTGCGGCTGAGCGAGTACACCGAGCGGCGCGGCCAATTGCGCGCGCGCTTCCTGCTCCCTGGCCATGCGCAGCCCCTCGAGGCGGAAGGCGAGATCACCTGGGCCGACGATCACGGGCGCGTCGGCGTCCACTTCACTTCGATGGCCGACAGCGCGCAGGGCGCGCTCGTCAACTGGCTGGCGGAGCGCGGGCGCGTGGCGGCAGAAGACCCGCACGCCGCGATCCAATCGCGCTCCAGCAAGAAGAAGAAGAGTACGGGAGGGCGCGTGGGGGCGGTGCAGGAGGTCGTTGCCGCCGTGGCGACCTCGGACAAACCGGCGGCCCCGGCCCCGGCTCCGGAGGAGACACTGCCGCGCGCGCGGCAGAGCATCCGCGCGGGGCTCGACGTCGGCCTTTCCGTGGTCACCATCCGCAGCGGACAGCCGGTGCTGCTGCAGGCGGTGTGCGAGGACATCAGCTCGGAAGGCCTCGGCGCCAAGGTGCACGGCGACCTGGCGCCGGGCGAGCCGGTGCTGCTGCACCTGAGCCTGCCGTCGCTGGAGTCGATGAAGGTGCACGCCGACGTGCGCCACCGCCGGCGCAGCCGCGTGGGCTTTGAGTTCGTGGGGCTGACGCGCGAGCAGCACAAGCAGCTCACGGAAGTGTGCGAAGTGCTGCCCGCCGCGGAATGA